One part of the Lotus japonicus ecotype B-129 chromosome 2, LjGifu_v1.2 genome encodes these proteins:
- the LOC130738822 gene encoding protein DETOXIFICATION 16-like isoform X1, protein MEKEHQNYTSLHSPLIQNSVEEAGLVVVDTKLNNPTERTEILEEVKKQLWLSGPLISVTLLNFCLNLISVMFVGHLGELALSGASMATSFASVTGFSLLVGMASALDTLCGQSYGAKQYRLLGIHMQRAMLILMVVSIPLAIIWANTGSILIFLGQDPEISAAAGEYAKIMVPCLFGYGLLQCLNRFLRTQNIVFPMMLSSGVTTLLHFFICWILVYKTGLGYKGAAVANSISYWLNVTILSLYVKFSPSCKTTWTGFSKEALHNIPTFMRLAIPSAVMVCLEMWSFELMVLLSGLLPNPKLETSVLSICMNTTSAVWMIPFGLSGVVSIRVSNELGAGHPRAARLAVAVVIVIAIIESILVGAVLVLIRNIWGYAYSNEEEVVKYVATMMPILAASNFLDGIQSVLSGNARGCGWQKIGAFVNLGSYYIVGIPAAIVLAFVLDIGGKGLWLGIICALIVQVFSLMIITIWTDWEKEAKKATDRVYDSVTPESIVT, encoded by the exons ATGGAGAAAGAACACCAAAACTACACCTCTCTCCATTCACCTTTGATTCAAAACTCAGTGGAAGAAGCAGGCTTGGTGGTGGTTGATACAAAGCTAAACAACCCAACAGAAAGAACTGAAATTCTTGAAGAAGTGAAGAAGCAGCTATGGCTTTCTGGTCCTTTGATATCAGTCACTCTGCTGAATTTCTGCCTCAACCTTATCTCTGTCATGTTTGTTGGTCATCTTGGCGAGTTGGCTCTCTCTGGTGCTTCCATGGCTACTTCTTTTGCATCTGTCACGGGTTTCAGTTTATTG GTAGGAATGGCAAGTGCCTTAGATACCTTATGTGGTCAATCATATGGGGCAAAGCAGTACCGCTTGTTAGGCATTCACATGCAGAGGGCTATGTTGATTCTTATGGTTGTCAGCATTCCGCTTGCGATTATTTGGGCAAACACAGGATCCATCCTCATTTTCCTTGGCCaagatcctgagatatctgcaGCAGCTGGGGAATATGCTAAGATAATGGTTCCATGCCTTTTTGGTTATGGTCTTCTGCAATGCCTCAATAGATTCTTACGAACCCAAAATATTGTATTTCCAATGATGCTCAGCTCAGGAGTCACGACCTTGCTACACTTTTTTATATGTTGGATTTTGGTATACAAGACTGGACTAGGGTACAAAGGGGCAGCCGTAGCAAATTCTATATCTTACTGGTTGAATGTTACCATACTCTCGCTCTATGTCAAGTTTTCTCCTTCGTGTAAAACTACTTGGACAGGCTTTTCGAAAGAGGCACTGCACAACATCCCCACATTCATGAGACTTGCCATTCCCTCAGCTGTTATGGTCTG CTTGGAAATGTGGTCATTTGAACTCATGGTTCTGCTCTCTGGTCTTCTCCCAAATCCAAAGTTGGAAACATCGGTGCTTTCTATCTG CATGAATACAACATCAGCTGTTTGGATGATCCCCTTTGGACTCAGTGGGGTAGTAAG CATTCGTGTCTCAAATGAACTTGGAGCTGGTCATCCACGGGCTGCACGTTTAGCAGTGGCCGTTGTCATAGTGATTGCCATTATTGAAAGCATCTTAGTTGGAGCTGTGCTGGTCCTAATCCGTAATATTTGGGGTTATGCTTATAGTAATGAAGAAGAAGTGGTCAAATATGTTGCAACTATGATGCCAATTCTTGCAGCATCCAACTTTCTGGATGGAATCCAATCTGTTCTTTCAG GCAATGCTAGAGGATGCGGTTGGCAGAAAATTGGTGCATTTGTGAATCTGGGGTCGTACTATATAGTTGGAATTCCAGCAGCTATCGTGTTAGCTTTTGTATTGGATATTGGAGGGAAG GGGCTGTGGCTGGGAATCATATGTGCACTCATTGTTCAAGTATTTTCCCTAATGATTATTACTATATGGACTGATTGGGAGAAAGAG GCAAAGAAGGCCACAGATAGAGTCTATGACTCAGTAACACCAGAGAGCATAGTCACATGA
- the LOC130738822 gene encoding protein DETOXIFICATION 16-like isoform X2 yields MEKEHQNYTSLHSPLIQNSVEEAGLVVVDTKLNNPTERTEILEEVKKQLWLSGPLISVTLLNFCLNLISVMFVGHLGELALSGASMATSFASVTGFSLLVGMASALDTLCGQSYGAKQYRLLGIHMQRAMLILMVVSIPLAIIWANTGSILIFLGQDPEISAAAGEYAKIMVPCLFGYGLLQCLNRFLRTQNIVFPMMLSSGVTTLLHFFICWILVYKTGLGYKGAAVANSISYWLNVTILSLYVKFSPSCKTTWTGFSKEALHNIPTFMRLAIPSAVMVCLEMWSFELMVLLSGLLPNPKLETSVLSICIRVSNELGAGHPRAARLAVAVVIVIAIIESILVGAVLVLIRNIWGYAYSNEEEVVKYVATMMPILAASNFLDGIQSVLSGNARGCGWQKIGAFVNLGSYYIVGIPAAIVLAFVLDIGGKGLWLGIICALIVQVFSLMIITIWTDWEKEAKKATDRVYDSVTPESIVT; encoded by the exons ATGGAGAAAGAACACCAAAACTACACCTCTCTCCATTCACCTTTGATTCAAAACTCAGTGGAAGAAGCAGGCTTGGTGGTGGTTGATACAAAGCTAAACAACCCAACAGAAAGAACTGAAATTCTTGAAGAAGTGAAGAAGCAGCTATGGCTTTCTGGTCCTTTGATATCAGTCACTCTGCTGAATTTCTGCCTCAACCTTATCTCTGTCATGTTTGTTGGTCATCTTGGCGAGTTGGCTCTCTCTGGTGCTTCCATGGCTACTTCTTTTGCATCTGTCACGGGTTTCAGTTTATTG GTAGGAATGGCAAGTGCCTTAGATACCTTATGTGGTCAATCATATGGGGCAAAGCAGTACCGCTTGTTAGGCATTCACATGCAGAGGGCTATGTTGATTCTTATGGTTGTCAGCATTCCGCTTGCGATTATTTGGGCAAACACAGGATCCATCCTCATTTTCCTTGGCCaagatcctgagatatctgcaGCAGCTGGGGAATATGCTAAGATAATGGTTCCATGCCTTTTTGGTTATGGTCTTCTGCAATGCCTCAATAGATTCTTACGAACCCAAAATATTGTATTTCCAATGATGCTCAGCTCAGGAGTCACGACCTTGCTACACTTTTTTATATGTTGGATTTTGGTATACAAGACTGGACTAGGGTACAAAGGGGCAGCCGTAGCAAATTCTATATCTTACTGGTTGAATGTTACCATACTCTCGCTCTATGTCAAGTTTTCTCCTTCGTGTAAAACTACTTGGACAGGCTTTTCGAAAGAGGCACTGCACAACATCCCCACATTCATGAGACTTGCCATTCCCTCAGCTGTTATGGTCTG CTTGGAAATGTGGTCATTTGAACTCATGGTTCTGCTCTCTGGTCTTCTCCCAAATCCAAAGTTGGAAACATCGGTGCTTTCTATCTG CATTCGTGTCTCAAATGAACTTGGAGCTGGTCATCCACGGGCTGCACGTTTAGCAGTGGCCGTTGTCATAGTGATTGCCATTATTGAAAGCATCTTAGTTGGAGCTGTGCTGGTCCTAATCCGTAATATTTGGGGTTATGCTTATAGTAATGAAGAAGAAGTGGTCAAATATGTTGCAACTATGATGCCAATTCTTGCAGCATCCAACTTTCTGGATGGAATCCAATCTGTTCTTTCAG GCAATGCTAGAGGATGCGGTTGGCAGAAAATTGGTGCATTTGTGAATCTGGGGTCGTACTATATAGTTGGAATTCCAGCAGCTATCGTGTTAGCTTTTGTATTGGATATTGGAGGGAAG GGGCTGTGGCTGGGAATCATATGTGCACTCATTGTTCAAGTATTTTCCCTAATGATTATTACTATATGGACTGATTGGGAGAAAGAG GCAAAGAAGGCCACAGATAGAGTCTATGACTCAGTAACACCAGAGAGCATAGTCACATGA